In a genomic window of Punica granatum isolate Tunisia-2019 chromosome 6, ASM765513v2, whole genome shotgun sequence:
- the LOC116212384 gene encoding peroxisomal (S)-2-hydroxy-acid oxidase GLO4-like codes for MSKEPVNVNEFQDLARQALPKMYYDYYSGGAEDQHTLKENVEAFQRILFRPRVLVDVSRTNLSTNILGYSVPSPVMIAPTAMHKLAHYEGEVATARAAAACNTIMVLSYMSTCTVEEVASSCNGIRFFQVYVYKRRDITAQLVLRAERSGYKAIVLTVDAPRLGRREHDIKNKMIAPQLKNFEGLISTKVTSDEGSNLQAFADGTFDASLSWKDIDWVKSITTLPIIIKGVLTREDAIKAMEVGVAGIVVSNHGARQLDYTPATISVLEEVVQAVKGRVPVFVDGGIRRGTDIFKALALGAQAVLIGRPVVYGLAAKGEYGVRRVIELLKDELELTMALSGCPRLKDITRNHIMTERDRPRCML; via the exons ATGTCGAAGGAACCAGTGAATGTGAATGAGTTCCAAGATTTGGCTAGGCAGGCCCTTCCGAAGATGTACTATGATTACTACTCCGGAGGAGCTGAGGACCAGCACACACTTAAAGAGAACGTTGAAGCATTTCAGAGGATATT GTTTCGGCCGAGAGTTCTTGTAGATGTTAGCAGAACTAATCTCTCAACTAATATACTGGGGTATAGTGTACCATCACCTGTCATGATCGCTCCAACCGCAATGCACAAGCTCGCTCATTATGAAG GCGAAGTCGCTACTGCCAGAGCAGCCGCTGCCTGTAATACCATCATG GTATTATCTTATATGTCCACATGCACCGTGGAGGAGGTTGCTTCCAGCTGCAATGGCATTCGATTCTTTCAAGTATAT GTATACAAGAGACGTGATATAACAGCTCAGTTAGTACTAAGAGCTGAAAGAAGTGGATACAAGGCTATTGTCCTCACTGTTGATGCTCCCAGACTTGGCAGAAGAGAGCATGACATTAAGAATAA AATGATAGCACCACAGTTGAAGAATTTTGAAGGTCTGATATCCACTAAAGTCACCTCT GATGAGGGTTCAAATTTACAGGCTTTTGCTGATGGTACATTCGATGCTTCCCTTTCATGGAAG GATATTGACTGGGTAAAATCCATCACCACCTTGCCAATTATTATCAAGGGGGTTCTTACTCGTGAAGATG CAATTAAAGCCATGGAAGTAGGCGTGGCTGGGATAGTCGTGTCTAACCATGGAGCTCGCCAGCTCGATTATACTCCAGCAACGATATCTGTTCTGGAAGAG GTTGTTCAAGCGGTTAAAGGAAGAGTCCCGGTGTTTGTTGATGGTGGAATACGGCGAGGGACCGATATTTTCAAGGCATTAGCCCTTGGTGCACAAGCTGTCCTC ATTGGGCGGCCTGTCGTGTATGGCTTAGCGGCGAAAGGCGAGTATGGGGTGAGACGGGTTATTGAGCTGCTCAAGGATGAGCTTGAGCTGACCATGGCACTCTCGGGCTGCCCACGTCTAAAGGACATTACAAGGAATCATATAATGACAGAGCGCGACCGACCTCGATGTATGCTATGA
- the LOC116210616 gene encoding zinc finger CCCH domain-containing protein 62-like has product MFQQNVYHDQFNLASRSANGPPIGKRIVAGRIIKESYGSAKQQQTFTIEVLWSKGEKPLPPLHPLFIKGRNLYRFNTMRQRWEDEAEREKLLMEKHSRGSLARSDREARLREKERRKALKAERYKDINAWLAMKKKEKVNCARSGSTFTMKNNTVRAPKAGPFVTNSDLRIPPIALGLVRNRAVHAHGPQVPIILQHPQGGQDQHHHAAWKNPGISQSFPGRKQVLRHNYLGSPTLCPSNSAHIQNRDGHPLANVNQYPRIGTQGRAESHKRQLCRHFNKGMCHFGDNCKFLYE; this is encoded by the exons ATGTTTCAACAGaatgtttatcatgatca GTTCAACCTTGCGTCACGGAGTGCTAATGGTCCACCAATTGGCAAGAGAATTGTCGCAGGTCGCATTATCAAGGAAAGCTATGGTTCTGCTAAGCAACAACAAACATTCACA ATAGAAGTTCTTTGGAGCAAAGGAGAAAAGCCGCTGCCTCCTCTTCATCCTTTGTTCATTAAAGGTCGAAATCTTTATCGGTTCAACACTATGAGACAG AGATGGGAGGATGAAGCAGAAAGAGAAAAACTTTTGATGGAAAAGCACTCTAGAGGTTCTTTAGCAAGGTCTGATAGGGAAGCACGACTACGGGAGAAGGAACGGAGGAAAGCATTGAAAGCAGAAAGATACAAAGATATTAATGCCTG GTTAGCAatgaaaaagaaggaaaaggtcAATTGCGCTCGGTCAGGTTCCACCTTcacaatgaaaaataatactGTTCGAGCTCCAAAAGCAGGTCCTTTTGTTACTAATTCCGACCTAAGGATTCCACCTATAGCATTAGGACTTGTCAGGAACCGAGCGGTACATGCTCATGGTCCTCAAGTTCCGATTATTCTGCAGCATCCACAAGGAGGACAAGATCAACATCATCATGCTGCTTGGAAGAATCCTGGGATCTCACAGAGCTTTCCTGGAAGAAAGCAAGTTTTGCGCCATAACTATTTGGGAAGCCCCACACTCTGTCCCAGCAATTCTGCTCATATCCAGAACAGGGACGGGCACCCATTGGCGAACGTGAACCAATATCCGAGGATTGGAACACAGGGGCGAGCAGAATCACATAAGAGGCAGTTGTGCCGACACTTCAACAAGGGAATGTGCCACTTTGGAGATAACTGCAAGTTCTTGTACGAGTAG
- the LOC116210167 gene encoding uncharacterized protein LOC116210167 isoform X1: MDIQHFSHEHPLVLIQPANNTSTSYKCHVCIRGSGPEAGPLYGCEDCHFYLHKPCAERQLAPQIEHPLHPSHPLILNPGLDGDGSCRTYWCSCCRKNYTNFSYHCSECDYNLDLECAALVPTLKLRDPIHLLFLFEKVGFSVDAWCSVCGEDFGVGADSEILSHTFVCAIPQCGHALHLHCAPITLPETVRHENHNFHDLVYTKAVAEGGYWDGHYCDACEQKRAPYLPVYYCKECNFACHVFCGISKELPSLIEAYENDCLQRGASLEAWLRYYEDKLPRLRSKKERTETKLKEIRQEIEALEEERVLYEISKLLR; encoded by the exons ATGGATATTCAACATTTCTCTCATGAGCACCCACTGGTATTGATCCAACCTGCTAATAATACATCTACATCATACAAATGCCATGTGTGCATCCGGGGGTCCGGCCCTGAAGCAGGTCCGCTGTACGGATGTGAGGATTGCCATTTCTACCTCCACAAGCCCTGTGCGGAGCGGCAGTTGGCTCCCCAGATTGAACACCCTCTCCACCCGTCACATCCGCTTATTCTTAATCCCGGGTTAGACGGGGATGGCAGCTGCAGGACATACTGGTGTTCTTGCTGTCGAAAGAATTACACAAACTTCTCGTACCATTGCAGCGAGTGCGACTACAACCTGGATCTAGAATGCGCAGCCCTTGTTCCAACCTTGAAGCTTCGGGATCCCATCCACCTCCTTTTCCTCTTTGAGAAGGTAGGTTTCTCTGTAGATGCCTGGTGCAGCGTCTGCGGTGAAGACTTTGGTGTCGGCGCTGACTCTGAGATACTTTCACATACTTTTGTTTGTGCGATTCCTCAGTGTGGTCATGCTCTTCATTTGCACTGCGCCCCGATTACTCTTCCGGAGACAGTCAGGCACGAGAATCACAATTTCCACGATCTTGTCTATACAAAAGCAGTGGCTGAAGGAGGGTACTGGGATGGTCACTACTGTGATGCCTGTGAGCAGAAAAGAGCTCCCTATCTTCCGGTCTATTACTGCAAGGAATGCAATTTTGCTTGTCACGTCTTTTGTGGCATTTCCAAG GAGCTACCTTCTCTAATTGAAGCATATGAGAACGACTGTTTACAGAGAGGTGCCTCCTTAGAGGCATGGCTTCGCTATTATGAAGACAAGTTGCCTAGGTTGCGCtcaaagaaagagagaacaGAAACCAAATTGAAGGAGATACGGCAGGAAATCGAGGCACTTGAAGAAGAACGAGTTCTCTATGAAATATCCAAGTTGTTACGCTGA
- the LOC116210166 gene encoding uncharacterized protein LOC116210166: MASTVPGVWVVPRTTAREDTDEAKVRHPNHNHALAICYLDLDGTVCQECSQTVGGRAYGCEDCDYYLHLWCLPKVHTQLHPKHPLILRYTDGDGMHHCQICELGVYLTFHCDPCGFQLCVYCMSLAPAWRFELDGHPFASIEVGVNEDSLVAKFFRGRACPICSKSGDTKFFKCMSPGCSSFCHFHCIPFDVPKSIKHEYHYHPLSFTESYAEDGGVVHYCDACEEERDPEAPVYCCEECDFSAHTACAISKVLPALIAEREANPSMVPVPLCLDPVRTELNNKIDRLLHEENYHMGRLEEIVAEMEKTETMRATYSAFTQREEYSRKEYNRIK, from the exons ATGGCATCTACAGTGCCAGGCGTGTGGGTGGTGCCCCGGACAACGGCCAGAGAAGACACTGACGAAGCAAAAGTTAGGCATCCCAACCACAACCATGCTCTGGCCATATGTTATCTAGATCTAGATGGAACGGTTTGCCAGGAATGCAGTCAAACTGTCGGAGGACGTGCGTATGGATGTGAGGATTGCGATTATTATCTGCACTTGTGGTGCCTCCCGAAGGTACATACTCAACTCCATCCGAAACACCCTCTTATCCTCAGATACACAGATGGGGATGGTATGCATCATTGCCAGATCTGTGAATTGGGAGTGTACCTCACCTTCCACTGTGACCCTTGCGGCTTCCAACTATGCGTTTATTGCATGTCTTTAGCCCCTGCCTGGAGATTCGAACTCGATGGACACCCTTTTGCATCCATTGAGGTAGGAGTAAATGAAGACTCTCTTGTCGCTAAGTTTTTTCGTGGTCGTGCCTGCCCCATCTGCAGCAAAAGTGGTGATACCAAGTTCTTCAAGTGCATGTCTCCTGGCTGTTCCAGCTTTTGCCATTTCCACTGCATTCCATTTGACGTGCCCAAGTCCATCAAGCACGAGTATCACTATCATCCTCTTTCCTTCACCGAGTCTTACGCTGAAGATGGTGGGGTTGTACATTACTGCGACGCGTgcgaagaagagagagatccAGAGGCTCCAGTGTATTGCTGTGAAGAATGCGACTTTAGTGCTCATACTGCTTGCGCGATATCCAAA GTTCTGCCAGCACTGATTGCCGAGAGGGAGGCTAATCCATCAATGGTTCCTGTTCCTCTCTGCTTAGACCCAGTCCGCACGGAACTAAACAACAAGATCGATCGACTCCTCCACGAAGAGAACTATCACATGGGGAGATTGGAAGAAATTGTAGCAGAAATGGAGAAAACGGAGACAATGCGTGCTACGTATTCTGCATTTACGCAGAGGGAAGAATACAGCAGAAAAGaatataatagaataaaatag
- the LOC116210609 gene encoding peroxisomal (S)-2-hydroxy-acid oxidase GLO4-like isoform X1 produces the protein MTSRNMAVEPVNVNEFQELARQVLPKMYYDFYSGGAEDQYTLDENIQAYHRITFRPRVLIDVSRISLSTTILGHHVSAPILIAPTAMHKLAHPEGEVATARAAASCNTIMVLSFGSTCTIEEVASSCDAVRFCQLYIYKRRDLSALVVQRAERNGFKAIVLTVDAPRLGRREADIRNKMVAPQVKNFEGLLPTDVVSDKGSDFQAYAEATLDPSFSWKDIGWLRSITNLPILIKGILTREDAIKAMEVGIAGIIVSNHGARQLDYSPATISVLEEVVHAVQGKVPVLIDGGIRRGTDVFKALALGAQAVLIGRPIIYGLAVKGEYGVRRVTEMLRDELELTMALSGCPSVNDITRSHVMTERDRARSMF, from the exons ATGACATCCA GGAACATGGCCGTGGAACCGGTGAATGTGAATGAGTTCCAAGAATTGGCTAGGCAAGTCCTTCCGAAGATGTACTATGACTTCTACAGTGGAGGAGCCGAGGACCAGTATACACTtgatgaaaatatccaagcaTATCACAGGATAAC GTTTCGTCCGAGAGTTCTTATTGATGTAAGCAGAATCAGTTTATCAACTACCATACTCGGTCACCATGTCTCCGCCCCCATTTTAATTGCTCCGACTGCTATGCATAAGTTGGCCCATCCCGAAG GAGAGGTTGCTACTGCTAGAGCTGCTGCTAGTTGTAACACGATCATG GTTTTGTCTTTTGGGTCTACTTGCACCATTGAGGAGGTTGCTTCAAGTTGCGATGCTGTTCGGTTTTGCCAGCTATAT ATTTATAAGAGACGGGATTTATCAGCTCTAGTAGTGCAGCGAGCTGAAAGAAACGGGTTCAAGGCTATCGTGCTCACTGTCGATGCGCCCCGACTAGGCAGAAGAGAGGCGGACATTAGGAATAA AATGGTAGCACCTCAGGTGAAGAATTTTGAAGGTCTATTGCCGACAGATGTCGTCTCA GATAAGGGTTCAGATTTTCAAGCTTATGCTGAGGCTACCTTGGATCCCTCCTTCTCTTGGAAG GACATTGGATGGTTAAGATCAATCACAAACTTGCCAATTCTGATAAAGGGAATACTTACTCGTGAAGATG CAATTAAGGCAATGGAAGTAGGCATTGCTGGGATAATCGTTTCTAACCATGGAGCTCGACAGCTGGATTATTCTCCAGCTACCATTTCTGTCCTCGAAGAG GTTGTTCATGCAGTTCAAGGGAAAGTCCCCGTTCTCATTGATGGAGGAATAAGGCGGGGAACCGATGTTTTCAAGGCATTAGCTCTTGGTGCACAAGCTGTACTC ATTGGAAGGCCAATTATCTATGGATTAGCAGTGAAAGGGGAGTATGGCGTGAGACGGGTCACCGAGATGCTGAGGGACGAGCTCGAGCTCACAATGGCCCTCTCGGGCTGCCCGAGCGTGAATGATATTACAAGGAGCCACGTGATGACAGAACGTGATAGAGCCCGTTCCATGTTTTGA
- the LOC116210615 gene encoding peroxisomal (S)-2-hydroxy-acid oxidase GLO4-like codes for MAVEPVNVKEFQELARQVLPKMYYDFYNGGAEDQYTLGENIEAYHRITFHPRVLIDVSRISLSTTILGHHVSAPILIAPTAMHKLAHPEGEVATARAAATCNTIMVMSFGSTCTIEEVASSCNAARFFQLNIFKRRDLSALVVRRAERNRFKAIVLTVDTPRLGRREADIRNKMVAPQVKNFEGLLPTDVVSDKGSDLQAYAEATFDPSFSWKDIEWLRSITNLPILIKGILTREDAIKAMEVGVAGIIVSNHGARQLDYSPATISVLEEVVHAVEGKVPVLVDGGIRRGTDVFKALALGAQAVLIGRPIIYGLAVKGECGVRRVIEMLRDELELTMALSGCPSVNDITRGHVITERDRTRSML; via the exons ATGGCCGTGGAACCAGTGAATGTGAAAGAGTTCCAAGAATTGGCTAGGCAAGTCCTTCCGAAGATGTACTATGACTTTTACAATGGAGGAGCAGAGGACCAGTATACACTTGGCGAAAATATCGAAGCGTATCACAGGATAAC GTTTCATCCGAGAGTTCTTATTGATGTAAGCAGAATCAGTTTATCAACTACCATACTCGGTCACCATGTCTCCGCCCCAATTTTAATTGCTCCGACTGCTATGCATAAGTTGGCCCATCCGGAAG GAGAGGTTGCTACTGCTAGAGCCGCTGCTACTTGTAACACGATCATG GTTATGTCTTTTGGGTCTACTTGCACCATTGAGGAGGTTGCTTCAAGCTGCAATGCTGCCCGGTTTTTCCAGCTAAAT ATTTTTAAGAGACGGGATTTATCAGCTCTAGTAGTGCGGCGAGCTGAAAGAAACAGGTTCAAGGCTATCGTGCTCACTGTCGATACACCCCGACTAGGCAGAAGAGAGGCGGACATTAGGAATAA AATGGTAGCACCTCAGGTGAAGAATTTTGAAGGTCTATTGCCGACAGATGTCGTCTCA GATAAGGGTTCAGATTTACAAGCTTATGCTGAGGCTACCTTCGACCCCTCCTTCTCTTGGAAG GACATTGAATGGCTAAGATCAATCACAAACTTGCCAATTCTGATCAAGGGAATACTTACTCGTGAAGACG CAATTAAGGCAATGGAAGTAGGCGTTGCAGGGATAATCGTATCTAACCATGGAGCTCGACAGCTGGATTACTCTCCGGCTACCATTTCCGTCCTCGAAGAG GTTGTCCATGCAGTTGAAGGGAAAGTTCCCGTTCTCGTTGATGGAGGAATAAGGCGAGGAACCGATGTTTTCAAGGCGTTAGCTCTCGGTGCACAAGCTGTACTC ATTGGAAGGCCTATTATCTATGGACTAGCAGTGAAAGGGGAGTGTGGGGTGAGACGGGTCATCGAGATGCTTAGGGACGAGCTCGAGCTCACAATGGCCCTCTCGGGTTGCCCGAGCGTGAATGATATTACAAGGGGCCACGTGATAACAGAACGTGATAGAACCCGTTCCATGCTTTGA
- the LOC116210167 gene encoding uncharacterized protein LOC116210167 isoform X2, whose protein sequence is MDIQHFSHEHPLVLIQPANNTSTSYKCHVCIRGSGPEAGPLYGCEDCHFYLHKPCAERQLAPQIEHPLHPSHPLILNPGLDGDGSCRTYWCSCCRKNYTNFSYHCSECDYNLDLECAALVPTLKLRDPIHLLFLFEKCGHALHLHCAPITLPETVRHENHNFHDLVYTKAVAEGGYWDGHYCDACEQKRAPYLPVYYCKECNFACHVFCGISKELPSLIEAYENDCLQRGASLEAWLRYYEDKLPRLRSKKERTETKLKEIRQEIEALEEERVLYEISKLLR, encoded by the exons ATGGATATTCAACATTTCTCTCATGAGCACCCACTGGTATTGATCCAACCTGCTAATAATACATCTACATCATACAAATGCCATGTGTGCATCCGGGGGTCCGGCCCTGAAGCAGGTCCGCTGTACGGATGTGAGGATTGCCATTTCTACCTCCACAAGCCCTGTGCGGAGCGGCAGTTGGCTCCCCAGATTGAACACCCTCTCCACCCGTCACATCCGCTTATTCTTAATCCCGGGTTAGACGGGGATGGCAGCTGCAGGACATACTGGTGTTCTTGCTGTCGAAAGAATTACACAAACTTCTCGTACCATTGCAGCGAGTGCGACTACAACCTGGATCTAGAATGCGCAGCCCTTGTTCCAACCTTGAAGCTTCGGGATCCCATCCACCTCCTTTTCCTCTTTGAGAAG TGTGGTCATGCTCTTCATTTGCACTGCGCCCCGATTACTCTTCCGGAGACAGTCAGGCACGAGAATCACAATTTCCACGATCTTGTCTATACAAAAGCAGTGGCTGAAGGAGGGTACTGGGATGGTCACTACTGTGATGCCTGTGAGCAGAAAAGAGCTCCCTATCTTCCGGTCTATTACTGCAAGGAATGCAATTTTGCTTGTCACGTCTTTTGTGGCATTTCCAAG GAGCTACCTTCTCTAATTGAAGCATATGAGAACGACTGTTTACAGAGAGGTGCCTCCTTAGAGGCATGGCTTCGCTATTATGAAGACAAGTTGCCTAGGTTGCGCtcaaagaaagagagaacaGAAACCAAATTGAAGGAGATACGGCAGGAAATCGAGGCACTTGAAGAAGAACGAGTTCTCTATGAAATATCCAAGTTGTTACGCTGA
- the LOC116210609 gene encoding peroxisomal (S)-2-hydroxy-acid oxidase GLO4-like isoform X2 has product MAVEPVNVNEFQELARQVLPKMYYDFYSGGAEDQYTLDENIQAYHRITFRPRVLIDVSRISLSTTILGHHVSAPILIAPTAMHKLAHPEGEVATARAAASCNTIMVLSFGSTCTIEEVASSCDAVRFCQLYIYKRRDLSALVVQRAERNGFKAIVLTVDAPRLGRREADIRNKMVAPQVKNFEGLLPTDVVSDKGSDFQAYAEATLDPSFSWKDIGWLRSITNLPILIKGILTREDAIKAMEVGIAGIIVSNHGARQLDYSPATISVLEEVVHAVQGKVPVLIDGGIRRGTDVFKALALGAQAVLIGRPIIYGLAVKGEYGVRRVTEMLRDELELTMALSGCPSVNDITRSHVMTERDRARSMF; this is encoded by the exons ATGGCCGTGGAACCGGTGAATGTGAATGAGTTCCAAGAATTGGCTAGGCAAGTCCTTCCGAAGATGTACTATGACTTCTACAGTGGAGGAGCCGAGGACCAGTATACACTtgatgaaaatatccaagcaTATCACAGGATAAC GTTTCGTCCGAGAGTTCTTATTGATGTAAGCAGAATCAGTTTATCAACTACCATACTCGGTCACCATGTCTCCGCCCCCATTTTAATTGCTCCGACTGCTATGCATAAGTTGGCCCATCCCGAAG GAGAGGTTGCTACTGCTAGAGCTGCTGCTAGTTGTAACACGATCATG GTTTTGTCTTTTGGGTCTACTTGCACCATTGAGGAGGTTGCTTCAAGTTGCGATGCTGTTCGGTTTTGCCAGCTATAT ATTTATAAGAGACGGGATTTATCAGCTCTAGTAGTGCAGCGAGCTGAAAGAAACGGGTTCAAGGCTATCGTGCTCACTGTCGATGCGCCCCGACTAGGCAGAAGAGAGGCGGACATTAGGAATAA AATGGTAGCACCTCAGGTGAAGAATTTTGAAGGTCTATTGCCGACAGATGTCGTCTCA GATAAGGGTTCAGATTTTCAAGCTTATGCTGAGGCTACCTTGGATCCCTCCTTCTCTTGGAAG GACATTGGATGGTTAAGATCAATCACAAACTTGCCAATTCTGATAAAGGGAATACTTACTCGTGAAGATG CAATTAAGGCAATGGAAGTAGGCATTGCTGGGATAATCGTTTCTAACCATGGAGCTCGACAGCTGGATTATTCTCCAGCTACCATTTCTGTCCTCGAAGAG GTTGTTCATGCAGTTCAAGGGAAAGTCCCCGTTCTCATTGATGGAGGAATAAGGCGGGGAACCGATGTTTTCAAGGCATTAGCTCTTGGTGCACAAGCTGTACTC ATTGGAAGGCCAATTATCTATGGATTAGCAGTGAAAGGGGAGTATGGCGTGAGACGGGTCACCGAGATGCTGAGGGACGAGCTCGAGCTCACAATGGCCCTCTCGGGCTGCCCGAGCGTGAATGATATTACAAGGAGCCACGTGATGACAGAACGTGATAGAGCCCGTTCCATGTTTTGA